The segment aattaccaaatctcatcttaaggaaagctagcttgctcgaaatgtttcatgtcaaagcaccaagaggagcctaagattaaaagcttgctaAGCACAACTACCCAaattagtccaaattcaagtctagcaataaaaaatgctaaagacatacaagtagttcaactactatgattatcttacatgatgtgATGCGATGCAacacaaatgcaacaaaagtaagatagaataTATACAAAGGCAACTCTCCATTACACAATATCATAAGGATGACACACatcaagctctcccctcaaatagtcaaatctagtagcatctataggcttggtgaagatatcggctagctggtgttgagtATCAATGTATTTTAAGTCTATATCCTCCTTcttattgtggtctctcagaaagtagaatatcacatctatgtgtttggttctaaaGTGTTGAACtggattattggctaagcttatggtattgatgttgtcacacaaaaggagcacactcctaaaatctaacccaaagtctCTCAAGTTAGCAACCATTCACAAAATCTATGAGTAACAGCTagcaacagctacatattcagtttcagcagtagactgtgcGACACTAAACTCATTGCGaaaagatcaacacacaagagaagtacctaagaaatAACATGTACCAGAAGTACTCTTCGTGTTGATTCTACACCCAACAAAATCCGTATtggaaaaacctcgaagagaaagcaaaaAACCAGAGTCCATACTCGATaatgtgcttgaggtacctcaaaATACGTTTCACCACTTgacggtgagacgtcctcggtaaAGCTTGTAAGCGCGTGCAGAGGTCAGcactattttaggcggattataaggattttctcaaaatcataaaattcattactcaaagaggtcagtactattttagacggattacaaagatttttctctcaaaaactatcacctattatataggctatgcactcatctttctctcctctaaaattctAGTACTAAGCTcttaaatgggtggcacaaTGAGCTTAAATGGttagttcaaactctctcataactctactcctctatttataggcctagaaaatttgactcctaagtttcctaccttgttaccaaaatatccaTCTCTTATAATATACTTACACCTATCATCGATGGTATTTTGCTACATCTCTTGCTCCATACATCGAACGGTCACAGCACTTtaatgacttagctttgcctcaatGCAAGTTTCGTCATGGTGCCACATATTTCTCTaatcctcccacgattttgagaccTAACCGTAAAACACTCTGCACGCTTCtgaaagcgtgactcgccacttgcttataccttaagcaatcatgtcgacatgtgtactccgtcttcCGATCCTAACCGccagtaagtctctcccgctttcgATCCCTaaggctgccttgtcacttgaaCTGACATccttttcgcttgactttatcaacatatcattttcatccctcattttatatttttttcatagctaggatcactcttgacttcgCCTGCTCTCATTGATCTACTGGCACTAAACACTCGTTTAGCTCCGATCACCCGCCatcgatcgtcaagttgcatccatcatttGCACACTATAAGacaaataaacatatttcttcaacttcaattccagttagttcataatcaaaatatCAAACTAAACTCAAACAATCTAAAattcgacaaaccaaatcgataaCCTAATTCAttactcatcatatataaactaaaaaatattttaatttgatttctcaCAAACACCTCCTGGCCGACGGTGGAAACGCCGGTGGCAACGGCCACGGGAATGTCGCGTTCTCACCGTTGGACGTGCACGTGCGCTGGCGCTCGTGGTTGCGGACGTGCGCGGCTACACACGCTCGACCAGCTACATGACTTCCTCAGGGCGCCATGCATCGCCGACCTCGCCACCTTCGCCGCCCGCGTGATGAACGACGTCATCGCCGACTGGTTGGCCTCTGGCGGGCCGAAGGTGCTGTTCGGCGGCGCGCTCCGGAAGGCCTTCCGTGACGCGGCTGTTGGTGCCTACCGCTCGGAGGCCATGACGGTGGATTTCCAGAGAAAGGTCAGCGCGCGCAGCCTGGCTGCTCTCTCGAAAGTAGCCATTGTGTCGAAAGTAGAAACTAGCCATATTGTGATTTCTTTCTATGGATAAATCCTTATTTGCCATTGCAAACTCCTCCGATCCCAGATATGCCACTGTAAATACGCTTATCCTCTCAATGCTATGGTTCTTAAATTTCATGCCCCTAAATGCCACGGCCGTCGCTTCCGTTCGGTCTGATTGTCAGTCATGAATTGAGTGCTAAAAAATGGTCAATAATGCCATGAACGGCCATAAAGTTTAAGGATAGTAGCACTGGAGAGATACGGTGGTTCTCGGTGGCATATCTGAGATTGGAGAAGTTTTTAGtggcataaaaaaaatctccctTCTTTCTGTACGTTTTCACTATCGTTTTCGATGACGTGATGCCGGAGGATGccgtgaagatgatcaagtCTACCTTCTTTCTATACTTCATCAAGAGGGCTACCAACAACCATGTCAAGTCAGTCATCTCCGCCGATGACATTGTCGGAGCTGAAACGGACATCGTGCTCGCGAACGCAATCTACTTCAGTGGCCAATGGCCCGAGCGCACGTTCCACCCGTGGAACACAAAGCCCGGGCAGTTCTACCGCCTCGACAGCAGCTGCGTCGACACGCCCTTCATGTGGAGCGACATACACCAATACGCCAAGTCCATGGACAGGTTCAAGGTGCTCAAGATTCCTTACAAGCAGGGACGGCGCACGGAATACTTCATGCGTGTCTTCCTCGTGGACGCGCGCGATGGCATTTGCTCCATGGTGGATGCGGTCACCGCGCTCCAGGGAGGCCTGGAGCAACGCCAACCCCAATAAATATTATAAATGATGGATAATAATTGTTACGAGTGACGGGTCCTATATCCGTTATTCTAAACGCACTGACGACTAGTTATAATTGACGAGTaaagatccgtcactaatgagattATTAGTAATAGATCATAATTTAATCCGTTACTAATAAAGATTATAAATGATAGATCATAACTTTGACTTGTTACCTATAAAAATTATAAGTGacgttatgacctgtcacttataacttatgaatattttttataactgatgaatatttttcgtgttttcgaataaaaaaagtcaaaacaaTTTTTTCACTCGAGTCATCTTAACTCAGGGGTCATTACCACTCGTCACGTGTCATATGttatttttcacactgttttttAAACTCTGCGTTCCGTAGGAATCGAACCGTAACCTCTGCTTGTGTGTGTTGCCTCTTACCATCTCATCCTCACGTGTGTTCTGAAGAAAGtctaatattttatccttttaatatttttttgttgaaggtcataagtgacgggtaataatcgtgattattttttaattgtaatTTAATATGTGATCCAAAGTGATCTtcaataaaataggcataacttttgtatacaaaCTTCGAGTTCGACGTTTTTTTACTTTACGAATATCTACATAAAAAGCTACATCCGTCCTCCCCCCACTTCGTCAGGTTCAACAAAATTTTTGATGCCAAATATGGCTTGGAAGATTAAGTTTTCACACCCTAAAGTTTCTACATCGTTTTTGGAACTCGCGTTTGTGTTTATAGCCGTCACCTCTTACATCAAAATTGAGCGAAAATATACAATGGTATTCTAGTTCTATTGAGgtgagaaaataatagaaaattataaataataaataaaaagattatagcatcatgctatgtacatattactatataagaaaaaattaCGTAAATTATGATAGAAAAttgattgactaatacatctaatgattggttaattaaaattctttcaCCTGCTCTGTTTTGTCGAACTGATCATTAACGACGGGTTATAacttgactcatcactaatgactttgtAGGATGAATCGTTATtgatgagttggtcattagtgatgggtcacaattttactcgtcacttatgactagtcaaaAATGACCTATCATTTATAACTTGCTAAgtatgattcatcacttatgactgatttaGGATGATCTATTACTTATGATTGATTAAGGATGAACTGTCATTTATGATTGGTAAAAGATAAactgtcacttataactagtaataagtgacaggttaacTTGATTCGTCATTTATGACTGATAATCATATCTACGACCCGTTACTATTATTATAAATGATAGGTCATATTATAACTTATCATTATTATTATAAATGACAAATCATATTACGGCacattattaatttttatatctattttatttatttttaagatCAAATAGTGATTATCAAGCTGCCAAAGTTCAAGTATCCTACGACTGCCGGCTGGACAGGGTTCTCCCCGAGATGGGGCTCCGACTTCCATTCTCGCGGGATGCGGCGGACCTGCGAGGAATGGTCAAGACAGATGGTGATCCGAGCAGGCCGGCTTTCCTGAGTCGCATGCATGGTCAGCAAGGCGGTTGTTGAGGTAAATGAGGAAGGGACGAAGCAAGTGCAGTCGCCGGGATCCTGCGGGGAGGAGGACTAGGCCCGCGCCCGCCACCGGAGCCTTTCAAGTTTGTCGCCGACCATCCGTTCACGTTCTTCATCGTCGAGGAGTGGTCAGGGGTGGTGGTGTTTGCTGGCCATGTTCTCGACGCCACCATATGAGCTAGCTTCGCTAAGCTTTAAGGTATACATACATGAGCCAGTACTACGTACTCATCTGCAACTAGCAAGACTCCGCTCACTTCTTGTTACTTCTTTATCATAAGAATAACGTACGATTCGCGTCCTGTTCAATTGGTCTTGCAATATTGGTTTTACTGTATTGGAGCTTTGCTATGCAAATGACAGATGTTTCAGCCAATTACCAaagcagcaaaaaaaaaaaaaaaaaccataagACCATGTTCCAGCTGGCGACCTAAGGACAAATATTAATCTGAAACCTATATTGCCATCCAAACCAGATAAAGAATTTCTTGACCGCTCACTCCAGCACACCTATACCACCACCATATGATGATGTTTCTGCCGCTATAGCATAATCCATATACGAAACcaacatgtatatgtataaataATATGTAAAAAAGAGTTAATTTTTCTCTCGTTAAAGATAATGTTATTTTTGCATCGATCAACATAAAGATGCCGCCGCTACCATTACAATAGCTTTCAAGTGTTTACTAAAACCGCATAGCTAGTTTCTGAACATATTTGAAATACTAAGCGGTGAGTAAAGATTAGAAACCACCTTAATAATAAACTATATAGATCTTGAGAGGTGGCACAATGAGTGacaaaaatataagaaatttGCCATCCTTGAGAAGTACTAAGGAGGTCAAAGAGGTCCCATCAAGTATATCCACCATTTTTTTTAAGGGGTCTAATTTTTGCCACCATCTCGGTTTTTATTGGACATCATAAATAAGATGACTTCGTCTTTGAAGTAAagccgttttttttttttttgcaggacgGGGATGGAGCCCCCGCCGGCTTGGCTCCTCTGTGGAGCTTTGCCACTGCGCCGTCCGCTATCCACCATTGTTTTTTTACGAATGTTCTCAAACTCTGCAAGAACATAGATCAACGAGTCCCTAATGAGCTAAAAGAAAATTAATCCAACATCTTAGACATAATCTGCTACAACTCGAGCTCCACTTTAAATCTGTTGCTCCACTTACCAAATCCTCTATCCGAACATAGTTCAGAATGAACTGACTAGAGTCAATCCAATAATATTGCTTGCCCCATTGGTAACCAACTTAATAAAGAcactctagaaaaattagtaaCGAATATTAGACTATCTATTACACATTAACACACATATACTATTACTAATGCACTGAAATGCGTGGCCGTCAGCATTTGGGGCTGAGTGAGGACGTGTTGGGCTGTAAgtggagaggaggcggcggcctctctctctctctctctctcagcgcCGACGTCATCTGCGGGCATGCATGCTCTGTGTAACGGTGCATAAGGACCAACAGTCTAAAATCCAACAGGTGCAACCGTGAAACCCCTTATTTCAGAATTACATATGTGCCTAACTATTCTTATAACTGTTTCGGTAATCTCTAGGCCCCTAGAAATCCTTATTCTTCGTTCATTTTATTTGTCATAGATTTCGCCCTGTGATTCATTCTCTGAGGGATGTTGTCCTTTTATCTGTTCGCCATTGTTGCTAAGTTAAAGTTTTGCCTACTTGCCACAGGGTTATAGAGGGAGGTAAAGTGGCGTCGCCATCTATGGGATTATAGTATAGGAGGGTAGAAGGCTGCAGGGAAGATTGAAGAAGGGATGGCAAGATATGGTAGAAGATCCGATAATGAGATACTACTGTAGAAATggttatcagtgtcggttcaaaaacgtTATCAGTgacggcactgatactcagattatcagtgtcggttttatTCATGAGCCGGCAATATTGCTATTttctagaaaacaaaaaaaaaatctaccaaaaaCAAACCGGCTCGATGCATGCCACCTTCATTCCAATCATCTCACAGCAGTGAATATTACAAACATAAATTGGATGGACAATACAAACATTTGCGCAGACCAAATCCGATTATCACAAACATAAATCGGATGCACTAAACAAATACTTGCACAAATTAAACATTCGCCAGATAGTTCGATAGCAATAATACAACGGGGAATTCTTTTGCAACATCGAGGATCAGATGTGCGGCGCCACAATAAGCCGCTTCCTTGACTAGAGTTTTCCGAATAGAAGATCCTGCACAGACTTTGAGCTCCAAATTAATCTGATGAGGGTAAAtggaacatcaaattgattagAATTCTGAGGCAGCCTTCAAAGCTAGATTTGGAGAAAAGGTCACAACTTTGAAGGACCACCATCGAGCGAACACAAATATGACTCATGGTAAGTGTAGAGTGAAAAAAGAGAgatatttttttggtttgtGATAAGCTTTGGGACGGACCTGCTTGAGGTGGCAGAAGCCGTCGTACACGGCGAGCACCATCACAAGTGAATCCGCAGCTCTGCTCCGCTCATCCAATCCCATCAGTAATCCTAAATGATGAGAGAGAGATAAAGGATTAATTTCACAAAACAATCGAATGGGGAACAAAAACAAATCCAACTCCTGGCGCGTCGGCCAAGTGGAGAGCGATGGCACACAGGGAGGGAGAAAGGAGCGACAGCGCTCACCAACGTAGGGAGCGCTGGCGGACGGCGATGGGGACAAGGACGACAGGGCTCTGGGTTCGGCGACGGGGACAGGGACAGTGGGGAGGCGGTGTCACCAACAGGGACGATGACGATAGCATCAGGGAGGCAGTGGAATCGATAGGCACACAAAGCATTGAGAGGCTGCGGCTAagtactcatatatatagggattgggtatcagtgccgattgcaTAACCCAGCCGGCACTAATGCATGAAATATCAATGTCGGTTGTAAAAATAAGTCAGCACTGATACTTGAAGAATCAGGGCCTATTGGACTTGGATATGATTCAATTCATATATGTAAGAATAATTGTGTCTTGTTTTGGAAGGAGTATGCAAAAAAATAAGAGTGTCCAGTATGTGGTGCATCAAGATGGAAATATGCAAATGGAAGCAAGCATATTCCTGAGGAGGTATTGACATTTTCCATTGATTCTAAGGCTAAAGAGGATGTTTACTTCTAAGAAAATAACAGAGGAGACACAATGGCATAAGTTGAAGTGACAACCGGTGGAGAATAAACTTAGCCATCCAGCTAATGGTGAGGCATGGAAAGACTTCGATAGAAAATTTGGGTGGTTTGCAGAAGGTGCTCATggtgggagaggtagagggatactggactgacTTAACTTGACCGACTTTTTGGAGGGTGACCTATGAgaactattatatatatgtgCGTGTGTTTATCAATGCCTATGACATATAATATGTGTTCACTAGAATATGGCAAAGAATGCGGGGAGTGTACTCAAGtttgagggaaagaactttATCTATTAGAAAGTTCGCATGGTGAGCTACCTAGAGGCTCAAAATGTGCACATCTAATAAATCggtgtgaacaaaatattatcaccggactatccggtaaatGCAATCTTCATAAACCCTATACCTCAAGCTTTGTTCTCACCGAATTAATCAGTGTGAACAAAATGCTAGCACTGGAGTTTTATGTTTACGCCGTAAAATTACTCAGAAGCATTTCAAGAAATCCTTcttaacaccggatgttccagtgacTGACCGGAGTTTTGCTCTTTGTTCAGTGTTCACAATCTTCCGCTGCAActcctctcctccatcttctATACACCAGATGATCTAGTGATGACACCGGAGTATTCACCGGAGTAAAAGTCAGAGAGTAAACTCTAATTTGAACTCACTAATTGATCCTGCTCTTAAAACAAGCTATCACCGCACTATCCGGTGCTTGCATTAATTTTGACCTAAGCCAAATTTGAGTGTCAACACTAGTTTATAAGCCCTAATCTCCTAATTCCATAGTTCATATGAGCCAAATTTGAGTTTCAACACTAGTGTcaactgagtatcagtgctggctcatgGTTACCAGCcaacactgaagtatcagtgccggtttgttccaagagccagcactgatactcaacCTGACTCAATCATTGATCGAGCACGAGAAGTTATGAACTGACACTAATACTTCATCTGTGCCGGTTCTATCATAGCTCGCACTGATGACCCAACTCGGATGACTATTTTTGTTGTAGTGAGATGTGATATATccatatttaatattttctggAAATTACACGTTTTCATCAAGAATGATGCCTCGAGCTCTCTATTATCTGCAGTGTGTTGTGCTCACACTTCAGGTTGTTCCTAGTCTTTTACAATGCGAGTATTCGCACCATCTGACTTGTcaaatttgttcttctctccttGATTATCCTTCCAGTTAGACTAAAGGTGGACTCTAAAGAAAACATCGGATATGTTAACTTATGCTCATGTCACCATTGGAGTATGTTCAAGTCATCTTCTAGCTGACGGTATCACTGCCAATGAAGGATGCTAGTTCCCCACTTAGCGTTGCAATGTTCGAAGATGAACGTGACGAAGAATATGAACTCCTTGAAGAAGAACCACCTGCACTTGCACCACACATTTTTTTCCCACGCTATTTTCTTCTTACCTGTTATGGGTGTTGGTGGAGGTCACTGTAGAAATCATACTTACCTAAACTTCAAATAATTTAGGATGAACATATGTAAAATAACTAGTATAATCATGGCCAGTGACTACCAGATTAGACCTATGTAGATTTAGAATTATCAGTATGGAAGTTTCGGCTTTAGAAGGATTTGGTGTTACTTATATTTACAAGAGATAGTTACTTataaatataatcatctttCTCACTGCTCAgccagatgtggcttatgtgtagTGGTCAGCGACCCGGCGTTTCTAGACGCTCAATCCCCACCGGAAATTATATGAAGGGTCTAGGAAATTGGGCTGTCGCTTTGTTGACCTATTAGAGTCTTGGAACTGTCATGTCGCTTTGGTGACCTACTAGTTGAGACCGGCGAGGGCGCGCCATGCGTAGAGAATAGAGCTGGTAAAAAATAGGGTTTAGTGATGTTCACGAGAACAGTGgtcttctattttttaaaaattagtagttttttgtttttttaattctagaattttttacgtgttccataatccatatgaaatccattttaattggatttagCTACGtggaatttaaactaaaattctcaaaaaaaaaaagctattttataacttataacaatttttatggccccaaataaaatctcaaaaatctgaaaaaaccattaatattcttcttatgtgatgaactattttctaaaattatttccagctcTAGATTATATAGTGAAAAATAAATTCATTTATAATTCTCTGTTTTTAtgcaatgataaaaatgcatgatCAGTATGTGTGAGTGATGACCAATTGGCTAGATGTTGCTATGAGCGAGGATATGTGATATAATGTTTATGGGTGAAGTGTCAGGGTAGTTTAGGAGCTACTCGGGAAGCTAATGAACTAGTCTTGGAACAAGTCTTGGCTGGTTAGAACTAGTCTACAAACTAGTCTAGACTGGTCAGAACTAATATAAGAACCGATCTAACTGGTCTTGAAACTGGTCTAGGATCTAGTCTAAACTACTCTAGATTGGTCTAGGATCTAGTCTAAACCAATCTGCTATGAGTGATGATTTGTCATATAGTGTTTGTGGACGGTATTATGGTAGTCTGGGAGCTACTCAGGAAGCTAGTGAGCTGGTCTTAGAATAGGTCTTGGTTGGTCAGAACTGGTCTAGACTGGTTAGAACTAGTTTAAAAATTGGTCTAACTAGTTTAGAAACTTGTCTAACTAATCTTGAAATTGATCTAACTACACTAGTCTAGACTGATATAGGACCTAGTCTAAACCAGTCTGCTATGAGTGATGATTTGTGATATAGTGTTTGTTAGTGAAGTGTCAGAGTATTCTGGGAGCTACTCGGGAAGCTAGTGAATTGGTCTTGGAACAGGTTTTGGCTAGTCAGAACTGATCTAGAAACTGGTCTAACTGGTTGGAACTAGTCTAACTGGTTTAGAAACTAGTCTAATTGGTCTTAAAACTGGTCTAACTAGTCTAGGACCTAGTCTAGATTGGTCTAGATTGGTCTAGGACCTAGTCTAAACCAGTCTGCTATAAGTGATAATTTGAGATATAGTATTTGTGGGCGAAGTGTCAGGGTAGTCTAGAAGGTACTCGGAAAGCTAGTGAACTGGTCTTGGAATAAGGCTTGACTGGTCGGAACTGGTCTAGATTGGTCGGAACTAGTCTAGAAACTGGTCGGACTGATTTAGGAACCAGTCTAACTCATCTAAATTAGTCTAAACTGGTCTAGGACCTAGTctaaatgcaaaattaaaaCGGCAAACACTATATCACGGCTACGTAGGAAGAATGCAAAAGATTGTATAAATACTAAATGTAATACAACATTAGATCTTTAAATATAGAAAGAGACTGAATCATAGAAATGTACAAAAATTGCAGCATTGACATCCCTGGAGACATCAGTGTTGACAGGAGCAAGATAAACAACAAggatatatttatattacagtAATTGAGATGACATGATCATATTATAGGCGTAATCATGCTCGAGGGTTGTAAACATCAATAACATATCATGTTCTAAGGTTGCAAAGAGCAATAAAAGTTTATGAAGAAAGACACGGGACACACAATGATCTTGTTACTCTTTTGACTTATAAGAAAGATAACTGCAGGTAATACCTTTCAATGTACACAAGTGCTTTGAAAGTTAGCAGAACTCAAAACAAAGCACACTGACAAATAATGTGAACAGAAGCAATAATATAGGCTAATTACATATGTGGAAAATAACATGTGTATTTAGTAGGGCGCTTATGACAATGGTTCAATTGATTCTCCATAGATGGGGAAAACAGTATGTGTATTTCGAAGGGGATATTTCACAATAGCTGAATTAGAGCTTGCACACACCATATAGAATTAGTATTTCGTAGAACAAAAGTCGCATATTTTAGAAAAAGAATATCAAACTCAAAGATCATTGCTTATAACATTCCACAATAGCTGAACAAGCTACAAACTTTGCCTATAGATAAGGATTTTTCTGTAGTTGAAACCTAAGAACCGGTGTTGCTTCTATCGTACTAAGCACAACAATAAGAAAGTGGATACTTCTGATCAGAGGCACAAGCGCGTAGCCTGGAAGCATGAGAAAAAAGATATCATATGCACATAAATATTATGCAGGACTTAATCCATGTCGGTTACGCCTTGCTAAGAATGACTATTGACTTGTAATGCAAAATTTTGTTATGCGTCCTCACCTCTAAGCATGCATCAACACCGCTGATGCAGTCAAGTCTCTCTGCCACCGATCAATTTAGTGCCATTTGCATCTTCACCCTAAAGATGAATCCCAAATTGAGCAGAAGAGTACCTACCTAATATGGATTTGTGACTTCGGAAACCAGATCTAGTCGCTCaaccttttttcttcttcttcgattgCCGATCTAGGGAAGCAGATGGAAATCAACTAGCTGATTTTAGATTCAATTGCTTTCTTTGGGAGACGGTGGCACTTTTTTCGATGACTGATTTGGGGAAGCAGATGGAAATCACCTAGCTGATTTGAGGTTCGATTGCTTTCTTCCAATGGCTGATTTGGGCCCCCATCAAACGCTGTCATGAGGCCCTCCTCGTATCGCCGTTGTTGTTCATACTGTTGTACGCCGCTGCCACCCTCATCTACATCGACACCGCTCCCACTGGTTTCCCCCGCCTGCTGGTGGTAGTAATGGAGCGGGAACCCCAGCGACGGCGGCAGCTTCGGCTGATGTCCGACGGCGAGGGGATGTCAGGGCAGCACGAGGAGGGAACCCTAGCAACAACAGCTACTCCTGCTACTGACTGGCGGAGAGGGTGTGGCGGGGTAGTGCAGAAGCGGAGGGGTTGCAGGGCAACGCGTAGGCGATGGCTTGGAGGCCCTGGGCGGTGCAGCTACCGATGGGAGGAGACCAGACGAAAGACGGAGTAGGGAGAGAGAGCTCTCAGGTTATGTGGGATATTTTCCTCCTCTCCAATCATTAAGGAATGTGTGGATGGCACCGAGAGGGCTGCGAACCGGAGTGAGACGCGTGTTCAACACTAAAAGAGCCGAGGTAAAAATCTCCAG is part of the Phragmites australis chromosome 12, lpPhrAust1.1, whole genome shotgun sequence genome and harbors:
- the LOC133886450 gene encoding serpin-Z1A-like, with amino-acid sequence MPEDAVKMIKSTFFLYFIKRATNNHVKSVISADDIVGAETDIVLANAIYFSGQWPERTFHPWNTKPGQFYRLDSSCVDTPFMWSDIHQYAKSMDRFKVLKIPYKQGRRTEYFMRVFLVDARDGICSMVDAVTALQGGLEQRQPQ